CAGCGTTTTCAGGGCCCATCCCGCGCAGCTTCGCGATCGTCGCGCGCATCTCGTCGTGTTCGGGACGGCTCTTGCTCAGTGTTTCGTCATTGCCGATCGCGCGGTCGAGCGCCGGGTAGAAAATTTCTTCCTCGAGCTGCGCGTGGATTTCGAGCGCGTCGCACACGCCGTTCACGATCGCGCGTTTGCGCCACCACGGCGTGGACGCATGGTATCGGTGCGAAGCGGCCAGCACGTGCATATGGTCGAGGCGGATCATCGACGTGATCGACGGCGACAGCGATGAGGCGTCATTGGACATGGCGGTTCTCCAGGGGAAGGGTGCTCGCGGATACCGCATGCGCCATTCCCGCTGCCCAGCAATCGCTCAACCGACGCCGGCACCCGCTAGCGGAGCGCTTTGCTGCCCGTCAGGGTGTTCAACGCGGAGTCCGCGGCATCGGCCGCGCGGGCGAACAGGTCGTCCACGATCCTGCGCGCCGCGCTATATCCGGCCATCAACGCATCGGCTTCGGTGTCGAACGGCCGGCCGCCGGCAATATCGAAGCGCAGCGGCGAGAACGTCGCGATCGCATTACCGGCCTGGTAGACGCGAACCACCGCCGCGTAGTGCGGGTGTACCGCCGCGCGCTCGGCGGGGCGCAACGTGAAGTCCGCCTCGACGGTCACCTCGATCGTGAACCCGTGGTATTCGTAGGTCCGCATCATCATTTCCCCTTCGCCGCGTGAGTGGTGATCGTTCCCGAGATGGTCGCGTCGAACGAATTGTTGGCGGCCCGGGACCATCGCGCCGATGTGCGTCAGTTTCGCTTCAAGCTATTGGCATCAGTCCAAAACCCCCCGGAATCAGCATACGCCGGCCGTTCGCCAAAAAAATATCGCGCCTGGTGTCCGAAACTGTCGCGTTGCGGACAGCCCTGCGGGCACGGTCGTTGCATTTAGCGGAATGCGTACGCGATCGATCGACGAGGATCACGGCCGAAGGAGGCGCGAAATGCCTGACCACCGACAAAACTGCTCGCATCCCGCCGATGCACCGAAGCACGGAGATTCCGCGAGTCGTAATCGCAAGCGCAACCGCCCGGCGGCGCTGCGCAGAACGTTGATCATGACACTCGCGGTCGCCGCGACGGCCGCGTGCGCCACTGGAGCCCGGCGCAACGATGCGCAGCTTTCGGGTCAACAGACATGCAATGTGGCGGGCAAGTTCTGCAACACGTTTTTCGGACCCTGACGAAACGCACGCCAGCGCCTAGGCGACGCTGGCGTGCGAGTCTACACAGAGCGATCGATGACATCGTCCTGCGGGGCGGTCATCCGATGCACTTTGGCAAGCCCGCGCGGGCGCGTTCACCCGGCGTCGTTGCTGCGCGGGACTTCGCTGCCCAATTCGGCCCCGGTGGTCGGATCGCTCGACGGGTCCGAGCGCAGACGCCCGGCCATCGCCGTGACCGCGGATTCCTGTTGCGCTTCGAGGCCGACCGACGCGCTGCCGTCGCCGCCATCCACCGCCGGTTCACCGGTTTGTATCGTGAGACCGGTGCCGCTGTTCCACGGTGCATTGACCGCCGCGCCGTCGTGCGACATCTTGTAATAGACGCTCGCGAATTGCTGGTTCGGCGGCAGCTTGCCCGGCGGGAAATTCGGCGTGATCGCATACAGCGCCTTCTCGAACGACTTCTGATGCGCGACTTCGCGGGTCATCAGAAAGCCGAGCGCCTCGCGCACGCCCGCATCGTCGGTAACGTTGATCAGCCGCTCATAGATGATCTTCGCGCGCGCTTCGGCGGCGATGTTCGAGCGCAGGTCCGCGGTCGGCTCGCCGATCGTATCGATGTACGCGGCACTCCACGGCACGCCGCCCGAGTTCGTCAGCGGCGGCCCGCCGCCATACAGCACTTGGGTAACGTGACTGTCGTTGCCCGCGCCGTTCAGCCTGCGGTAAAGCTCGGCATGCTGCTCGACCGCTTCGGCAAGCTCCCCTTTTGCGCCGCGGTTCAACATCGCGACGATCGAGCCGATGATCTCGAGATGGCTCAGCTCTTCAGTCGCGATATCGAACAGCATGTCCTTGCGGCCCGGATCTTCTTCCGCAACTGCCTGCGTGAAGTAGCGCATCGCGGCCGCCAGTTCGCCTTGCGGACCGCCGAACTGCTCCAGCATCAGATTCGCAAGACCGGGATTGGTCGTGCCGACGCGAACCGTGTATTGCAGCCGTTTGTTGTGCATAAACATCGTGACCTCCATTGGAGTCGGATACCGTGGGTCGTCCATCCGCCATGCCACGCGGGCGGAGCGCCGTTCGTCGCGAGCGGCACGCCGACCGTCGCGCACGCCGCGTTCCCGGCCCGCCAGGATCGCCTCGTTAGCGAACCGGCGATGGCGTGCAGGGCGGCCGACGTTGCCTGCCTCGCGCGGCGCGCGCATCGTCGAGTGCCTGTCCGCGGCCGTTGGCATATGGACAGCCGGCAGCGGTTGGAGGAGCATGGTCGCCCGGATAGGCTAGAAGCGGCGGGCAATTGCCACGCAGGAGAAAAGAAATGCTGACGCAGAAAACCAAGGACATCGTCAAGGCCACGGCCCCGGTTCTGGCCGCCCACGGCTATACGATCATTCAACGCTTTTACAGGCGGCTCTTCGATGCGCATCCCGAGCTGACGAACGTGTTCAATATGACGCACCAGGAGCAGGGACAGCAGCAGGAAGCGCTCGCCCGAGCCGTCTACGCGTACGCCGAGAACATCGAGGATCCGGGCAGTCTCGCCGCGGTGCTGCGCAATATCGCCAATAAACACGCGAGTCTCGACGTGAAAGCAGAGCACTACCCGATCGTCGGCGAACATCTGCTTGGCGCGATCAGGGATGTGCTCGGCGAGGCCGCGACCGACGACATCATCTCCGCGTGGGCGCAGGCCTACGGCAATCTCGCGGACGTGCTGATGGGCATGGAATCGGAATTGCGCGAGACGCGCGGGGCGCAGCTCGGCGGCTGGACCGGATGGCGCACGTTCGTCGTCAAGGAGAAGCGGCCCGAGAGCAGCGTCATCACGTCGTTCGTTCTCGAACCGAAGGACGGACAGCCAGTCGCCAACTTCGAGCCGGGCCAGTACATCGGCATTGCCGTCGACGTGCCCGCGCTCGGCCTGCAGCAGATCCGCCAATACAGTTTGTCCGACGTGCCGAACGGCCATACCTATCGGATCTCCGTCAAGCGCGAGAGCGGCGAGGCCGGCCGCCCGCCGGGCTATGTGTCCTCGCTGCTGCACGATCACGTCAACGTCGGCGACGAAGTGAGATTGGCGGCACCGTACGGCACGTTCTACATCGATGTGCATGCGAAGACGCCGATCGTGCTGATCAGCGGCGGCGTCGGTCTCACGCCGATGGTCAGCATGTTGAAGCGCGCGATTCAGGACCCGCAGCGGCGCGTGGTGTTCATTCACGGTGCGCGCAACGGCGCGGTGCACGCGATGCGCGATCGTCTGCAGCAGACCGTCGCCACCCAGCCGAATTTCCGCGCCATCGTGTTCTACGACACGCCGCTCGGCACCGACGTGCAGGGCCGAGACTACGATTACGCGGGTTTCATCGACCTCGACACGTTGCGCGACGAGATTCTGCTGCCCGACGCCGACTACTACATCTGCGGTCCCGTTCCTTTCATGCGGCTGCAGCACGACGCACTGAAAAACATGGACATTCACGAGTCGAAGATTCACTACGAGGTATTCGGCCCGGATCTGTTCGCGGAATGAGGGAAGCTTGCGAGAACACGCGGTGGTTCGCGCGTCGTTCACGTCTTGCGCTTGCCCGGGCATCGTCCATGCTGAGCGGTGTACACGCGCGCGGCATCACGCGCCGCGTGACACTGCAAGGAGCGAATCATGGCAAGCCAGCAACAGCAGCCGAACACGCCGAAAACCGGCAACGCCGATGAAAGCGGCGCAGGCAACGAAGGCACATTTGAAACGGACATTTCCGAAACGGGCGAGGACGGCACGAGCGTGCGCCAGGCCGAGGTCAAGGAAAAAGATCTGTCCGAAGTGAAGCCGTCGCAGGAAAAGGGCGGCCAATGACGGTGCGAGCCGCACCTCGCGTGTAAAACGGTCCGGCGCGCGGGCCTGTCGGACAGGATGCGGTGCGGGTGCGCTTGCGGCGACCATGCCGGTTGAAGGCGGGTCGCTCTTTTTTTGCTCGCGCGCTTTTCATCGATCCGGCCGCCGCAGCAGCGCGGCTGCGAGCAGGCCCGCGCCGAGCGCCACGTAGACGTTGGCGAGCGAGCGGCGCGACAGGTGCGCCTCGAAACCCGGCGTGAGCCGCTCCGGCACGACCTTGTAGTCGACCACATATGCGCTCGCCACGGTCGCGGCCGCGGCGAGCGCAGTGGCGCCCGGCCGTCTCGACGGGGCGGGGCCGGCCATTCGGTCGACGAGCGCCTCGAACATCGTGGCCCAGAAGATCGCAGCCGCCTGATGGATTGCGAAGCCGGTCACCGTGTGACGGAGGCTGAAGCCGCGTTCATGCAGCGCGCGTTGCGGCCACAAGCAGTGGGTAACGGCATTGATCGGCGCGAGCGGGCTGCCCGAGGTGTCTGCGGATGCCGCCGCGGCGGTCGCCGCGGACAGGCAGCCGGCCGACAGACCCGATGGGACGGCTCGGCGCAGCATCGCGCGGATGGACGACTGATACCACGGTGAACCGCTTTCGTACTCGGGCGTTTTCATGGCTGGGCTCCGGTTCGGGCGCATCAACGCTCGCCCGTGATCGCGGACAGACGTATGCGCGAGAAGCAGGATACCTCTGTCCGCGCGAACGATGCCGCGCATCACGCGATTTCGGCCTTCACGAAGCGCGCCATGAACGTGCGGGTCGTGCCGTCGGGAAACAGCACCGCAACCTGTTCATCCGTTGAAAACACCACATGGCCCGAGCCGTATTTGCGCACCCGCACAGCGTCGCCGCGGCCGAAGCGCGGCTTCCTGCCGGCGCGACGCGGCGGCTTTTTATCGTCGGGTGCGGTGCGTTGCGCTTCGAGCGTTGCCTCCAGCGGATTCAGGCAGTTGTCGCAGGTGCCGCAGCGTTCGAAACCCTGTGCATCGCCGAAATATTCGAGCATCACGCGCCATCGGCAACCGCCGGTTTGCGCGTAGTCGATCATCTGCTGGAGTGCGTCGCGATCGCGCGTCGCGAGCTGCGCGTAGCGCTCCACCGCGGCTTCGATCGCACTGTCCTCACCGCTGTCGCGGCCATGGTCGCCGCCAGCCTCGCGTAACCGATACCGCTGCAGCCGGTCGCGCGACACGTGCCGCGAGTCGGTCAGCATCTTCAGCGCGACGGCGAGCTTGTTGCGGCCGACGTCCGGCACCGCGTCGAGCAGCTCGCGCGCCGTCAGGCCGGGACCGGGCGATTCCGTGCGCTGCGCGAGCGCGTCGCAGATGCGGCGCAGCAGCGCGGCATCGGGATAGCGGCCCAGCGCGAGAAACTGCTGCACGCGCCGATCGTTCAGATCGAACAGTAGCTCGCAGCGCGCGGCTTTGCCGTCTCGCCCCGCGCGTCCGCTTTCCTGGTAGTAGGCATCGATGCTGCCCGGCATCTGGTAATGGACGACGAAACGGATATCGGGGATATCGACGCCCATGCCGAATGCGTTGGTCGAGATCATCACGCGAACGTCGCCCGACACGAAGCGCTCCTGCGCGTCGTGCCGTTCGCGCGCAGACATCCGGCCGTGATAGCAGGCCGCCGCAACGTCCCAGCCGCGCACCGTCGCCGCCACGTGTTCGGCTTCGCGCACGGTCGCCGTATAGATAATGCCTCGGCCGGTCTCGCTTGCGAGCAGCGTGCGCAACGCGGCCGTCTTTGCCTCTTTCGCGCGCGTCGACGCCCGCAGGCGCCCGCCCGCGACCGATACCTGCGTGACACGATAGTGAAGATTGTCGCGATACACGCCGGTGTTCACGATGCGCGGCTCGCGAAGGCCGAGCGAACGCACGATGTCGTCGCGGATGTCGGCCGTCGCGGTCGCGGTCAGCGCGAGAATGGGCGGCTTGCCGAGCGCCTTGACGGCATCGACGATGCGCAGGAATGCCGGGCGAAAGTCGTGCCCCCACTGCGACACGCAATGCGCTTCGTCGACGACGACGAGTTCAATGCGCTGCGAACCCGCGTGCAAGGCGTCGATCAGGTCCTGGCGCGTGAGTTGCTCGGGCGTCACGAACACGATGCCGCGGCGCGCGCCGCGCAACGCTTCGTAACTCTCGCGCAGTTCGGTGGCCGGCACGGTGCTATTGATCCGCCAGGCGTCGATGCCGGCCTCGCGCAGTTTGTCGAACTGGTCTTTCATCAGCGCGATCAGCGGCGACACGACGAGCGTCCAGCCGTCGAGATGCAACGCCGGCAACTGATAGCACAGCGATTTGCCCGCGCCGGTGGGCATCACGGCAAGCGTATCGCGCCGTTCGAGCACGCTACGGATGATCTCCCGTTGGCCGGGGCGCAGCCGGCTGATCCCGAACACCTCACGCAGCGTCTTGCGCATCGCGTTCAGCCGGGTGGACGTGTCGCGCGTGGTGGTGGGGTCGGTCATGAAGGTTGGCGGTTGGCGTGCGGCGCGGCGAGTAAGCCCGCGGCGCAGCAAACCCCATACCGCGGCGAGGTGCCGTGGCCGGGAACGGCACATGCTGTGACCTCGTGACGTGACATTCATGGCCAAACGGGTGGACTGATGAGCAAAGAAGACAAAAGCGATGCGTATCCGTACGCATCGGGCGGATGGGGGTCGCTCAAGGCGGTTGCGACGATCCTGCTGCAGGAAAAAGCCCCGCTGAAAGATAGCCGGGTCCTGATGCATCAGAACAAGCCCGACGGCTTCATGTGCGTCAGCTGTTCGTGGGCGAAGCCGGCCGATCCGCATACGTTCGAGTTCTGCGAGAGCGGCGCGAAGGCCACCGCGTGGGACCTCACGGCCAAACGCGTCACGCCCGATTTCTTCGAGGTCCACACGGTCAGCGAGCTCGCGAAATGGCACGACCACGACCTCGAGGAAGCGGGGCGGCTGACCGAGCCGCTGCGCTACGACCCGGCCACCGACCGCTACGTGCCGGTGCCTTGGCAGCAAGCGTTCGATGCGATCGGCGCCGAACTGCGCACGCTGGACCCGGCCAGCGTGGTGTTCTACACGTCGGGCCGCGCGTCGCTCGAAACCTCGTACATGTTGCAGCTTTTCGCGCGCATGTACGGCACCAACAATCTGCCCGACAGCTCGAACATGTGCCACGAAAGCACCAGCGTCGGGCTCAAGGAGGCGATCGGGGTGGGCGTCGGCACGGTCTCGCTCGACGATTTCGAGAAGACCGACCTGATGTTTTTCTTCGGCCAGAACGTCGGCACGAATAGCCCGCGCATGCTGCATCAATTGCAGGACGCGCGCAAACGCGGCGTGCCGATCATCACATTCAATCCGCTGCGCGAGCCGGGGCTGCTGCATTTCGCGAACCCGCAGTCGCCGGTGGACATGCTCACACCCACCGATACGCAGATCAGCACGCAATATCACCAGGTGAAGACGGGCGGCGATACCGCTGCGATCCTCGGCATCTGCAAGCTCGTCATCGAAGCGGACGATCGCGCGGTGAGCACCGGCGGCGCACGCGTCGTCGACATCGATTTCATTCGCGAACATACCAACGGCTACGAGGAATTCGCGCAGTACGCGCGCGCCGCGAGCTGGGACGACATCGAGCGCGTGAGCGGCTTACCGCGCGTAGCGCTCGAGGCGGCCGCCGACGAATACATGAAAGCGAACGCGGTGATGATCCACTACGGCATGGGTCTCACGCAGCATCGGATGGGGGTGCAGAACGTGCGCATGCTGTGCAATCTGCTGATGCTGCGCGGCAACGTCGGCAAGCCGGGCGCGGGCCCGTCGCCGGTGCGCGGACATTCGAACGTGCAGGGTCAGCGCACGGTCGGCATCACCGAAAAGCCGGAGCTCGCGCCGCTCGACCAGCTGGCCAAACAGTTTTCGTTCGAGCCGCCGCGCGAGAAAGGCATGAATATCGTCGAAGCCTTCGAGGCGATGCTCGACGGCAAGGTCAGCGCGATGATCAATCTCGGCGGCAACCTCGTACGCTCGGTGCCCGACCGGCTGCGCACCGAGCCGGCGTGGGCCTCGCTCGGGCTGACCGTCAACGTGGCGACCAAGCTCAATCGCAGCCACCTGGTGCACGGCCAGCGCGCCTATCTGCTGCCGTGCCTGAGCCGCATCGAGATCGACCGGCAGGCGGGCGGCGCGCAGGCGGTGTCGATGGAAGACAGCACCGCGCACTTTCACGGCTCGCATGGCGTGGTCGAACCCGCGGCGCCGACGATACGCTCGGAGCCGTTCATCGTCGCGGGCATTGCGAAGGCGACGCTCGGCGAGCGCTCGAGCGTCGACTGGGACGCATGGCGCGACGACTATTCGCGCGTGCGCCTGGAAATGTCGAAGACGTGGCCCGAGATGTTCGATGATTTCGAGGCGCGCATGTGGAAACCTGGCGGCGTGATACGGCCGCTGCCGGCGCGCGAGCGCAAGTGGAAAACCAAAAGCGGCAAGGCTGAATTCATGGTGCCCACTTCGATTGGCGAAGACCCGGACATGCCGACGCGCGAACCCGATTCTCTGCGGTTGATGACCCTGCGCAGCGACAGCCAGTTCAATACGACCATTTATGGCCTCGACGATCGCTTCAGAGGCATCAAGGGCACGCGCATGGTGATCCTGATGAATCCGGCCGACATGGAGAAACGCGGACTCGCGCACGGCGAGCGCATCGCTCTCGAGACCATCGCGGACGATGGCGTCGAGCGCCGCGTCGACGGGCTGAGCGTCGTGCCGTTCGACGTGCCGCAGGGATGCATCGGCGGCTATTACCCGGAATGCAATCCGCTGCTGCCGCTGTGGCACTGCGCGAAGGAGAGCAAGGTACCGGGCGCGAAGTCGATTCCGGTGCGGGTCTCGGCGAGCACGCGGTGATGAACATGTGCTCGCGGCGCAATCTGGCGCGTACCTGCGCGCCGTCATCGGAGTGACCATGGCCGATCTTCGAACTGTCGATATCTACCGCTACGACCCCGACGCCGATGCGAGCCCGCGGCTGCAGCAATACAAGGTCGAACTAGGCGGTGACGAGCGCATGTTGCTCGACGTGCTCGCCACGATCAAGACAATGGACGAGTCGCTGGCCTATCGCCGCTCGTGCCGCGAGGGCATCTGCGGCTCGGATGCGATGAACATCAACGGCAAGAACGGGCTTGCATGTCTGACCAACATGAAGGAGCTGCCGCAGCACATCGTGCTGCGTCCATTGCCGGGCTTGCCGGTGATTCGCGATCTGATCGTCGACATGACGCCGTTTTTCAACCAGTACCATTCGATCAAGCCGTGGCTCGTCAACGACGATCCGCCGCCCGAGCGCGAGCGCCTGCAGTCGCCGGAGGAGCGCGATCAGCTCGACGGACTGTACGAATGCATTCTGTGCGCGTGCTGCTCGTCGTCGTGCCCGAGCTTCTGGTGGAACCCCGACAAGTTCGTCGGTCCGGCGGGCCTGTTGCAGGCCTACCGGTTCATCGCGGACTCGCGCGACAACGACACGGCCGCGCGACTCACCAATCTCGAAGACGCGTACCGGCTGTTTCGTTGCCGCACGATCATGAACTGCGTCGACGTGTGCCCGAAGGGATTGAATCCGGCGCGCGCGATCGGCGAAATACGCTCGATGCTCACGCGCCGCACGGTGTGATCTAAAGAGGCACCGCATCGAATCGCGTGCAACACCGGCCGTGCGCGTCGCTGCTTGCGCCATTCGTGCGCGTTCAGCGCCGCGGCGTCGAGTTCTTCCAGCCCGACTTGCGCGCGAACTCGACGAACGAATGCAGATAGTCGAGCGACGCATCCGCTTCGCGCGTGCCGAGAAAAATCTGCTTGGCGATGCCGGTCTTGCCGAGCTTGACGCTGACCACCGGCATCCGGTCCGCGTATTCCTCGGCGAGCCAGCGCGGCAGCGCGGCCACGCCGCGATTGCTCGCGACCATCTGCAGCATGATGTCGGTGGTCTCGATCGTCTTGTGACGGCGTGGTGCGACGTTGGCGGGGCGCAGAAACAGGTTGTAGATGTCGAGGCGGTCGGTGTCGACCGGATAGGTGATCAGCGTTTCATCGACGAGCTGCTCGGGCCGCACGTAGCGCGCGTTGGCGAGCCGATGCCCGTCGGCCACCACGAGCACCTGCTCGTAATCGAACACGGGGTCGAAGCGCAGGCCGGGCCGCTGCAGCGGATCGGGCGTGACGAGCACGTCGATGTCGTAGCCGAACAGCGCGCCGATCCCGCCGAACTGGAAGCGCTGCTTCACGTCGACGTCGACATCGGGCCAGCGCGCGAGATACGGCGACACGACCTTGAGCAGCCACTGATAGCACGGATGACATTCCATGCCGATGCGCAGCGTGCCGCGCTCGCCGTTCGCGTATTGCTTCATGCGCGCTTCGGCGTGCTCGAATTGCGGCAGCAGCCGGTCGGCGAGCGAGAGCAGATATTGGCCCGCCTGCGTGAGGCGCAGGTTACGGCCATCGCGTTCCCACACCTGCGTGCCGAGTTGCTGCTCGAGCTTCTTGACGGTATGGCTCAACGCGGATTGCGTCAGATGCAGCGCACCGGCCGCCGCCGTGAGCGAGCCCTGGCGGTCCACTTCGCGGATCAGGGTGAGGTGAAAGCGTTCGAGCATGATGGGGGGCGTGAACAAAAGATTCGGAAAAAAGCGACGCGTGTCGAAAGGCCTTCAGCCGTTGCCGGGCACGCTTGAGAAAACCCGAGAGGAATCAATGCGAACTGCAACTTGCCCCTGACATACGAGTATCGGCGCAAGCCGCCGCCTCATACATCGTGTCCCGTTCGCTAGCAGCCGACGGTTTCGCGCGTCCACACAATTTGCGACGCTGCGGATCGAGCGCTTACCCGCTTAGCCAATGCCGGCGTGCACCAAGCGCGAATATCGCGTCCGCAGAGCAATGCAATACGCATGCGCCGATATCGGAATCCGAATACCTCGATATCGAAACCGGGATTGGACGCGTAGAGCGAGGCGACATTAGTATATTTTCATAATATCAAAGTAGACAGAGACAGTAGTTCCGGGACATAACCCAAGGAGGCGCGGTGACGGGCATTCAGCTCAACGGCGTGACAAAGCGATATGGCGACACGGAAGTGATCGCGGGTCTCGACCTCCATATCCACGAAGGCGAGTTCCTCGTCTTTTTGGGTCCGTCCGGTTGCGGTAAGTCGACGCTGCTGCGAATGATTGCCGGGCTCGAAGGCGTCAGCGAAGGGCAGATCAGCATCGGTGGCCGGGAGGTCACCGACTTGCCGCCGGCCAGGCGCGATGTCGCGATGGTGTTCCAGCACTACGCGCTCTATCCGCATATGACGGTCTACGACAATATGGCGTTCGGACTGCGAAATACCGGCGTGGCCGCCAGCGAGATCGAACGGCGCATCACCGAAGCCGCCCGCATGCTCGAACTCGATGCGCTGCTCAAGCGTCGTCCCGCCCAACTGTCGGGCGGTCAGCGCCAGCGCGTCGCAATCGGCCGCGCAGTGGTCAAGGAACCGGAAGCGTTCCTGTTCGACGAGCCGCTGTCGAACCTCGATGCGTCGCTGCGCACTCGCACCCGGGTCGAACTCGCGCGAATCCATCGCCGCCTCAGCTCAACGATGATCTTCGTGACCCACGATCAGATCGAAGCAATGACGCTTGCGACACGGATCGTCGTAATGAACCGCGGCCGCATCGAACAGATCGGCGCGCCGCTCGAGATCTACCGGCATCCGGCCACGCGCTTTGTCGCGGGCTTTATCGGCGCGCCGGCAATGAACTTTATCGACGTCGAACCGGCCGGCGAAAACGGCGGCCGTTTGCTGATCCGCTTGCCGGTCGACAACGTCGTCATTCCGACTACGATCGCGGCCGGGAGCTTGCCGCCTGGCCAACTCACGCTCGGCGTTCGCGCCGAGCACGTAGTGATCGACCCAGATGGTGCTCTCACCGGCCGCGCCGAATTCATCGAGCGACTCGGCGATCGCTCGCTCGCGCACGTGAGCCTCGCGAGCAATCAACTGGTCGTGATCGAAATTCCGCGCGAGTACGAATTGCAGGCCGGCGACCTGATCCGTATGAGCATCGACGCCGCCCATCTGCATCTGTTCGACGCAAGCGGGATGGCACACCATGGCGGCTGAGCGTTCGCTGACGGCCGACTTGCCGAAGGCGCGGCAACGCCGTTTCAACTATCCCCTCGCGTCCTGGTCGAACGGACTGTTCGTGTTGCCGTTCGTGATCGTCTACGTGCTGCTGCTGGTGGTGCCGCTCGCTTACGGCTGGTGGCTGAGCTTGCAGAACGTCGACCTGCTCGCAGGCACGAGCGAGTTTATCGGCATCAAGAATTACCTGGACCTCGCATCCGATCCCATCTTTCGCGGGGCTGTACGCAACACGTGCTACTTCGTGCTGATGACCGTGCCGATGTTCGTCGCGCTGGGTCTCGCGCTCGCGCTCGTGCTCAACCGGCCTGGCCGGTTCTGCGCCGCGCTGCGTGCGATCTTCTTCGGTTCGTCGGTGCTGTCGGTCA
The sequence above is drawn from the Paraburkholderia sprentiae WSM5005 genome and encodes:
- a CDS encoding ABC transporter ATP-binding protein, with amino-acid sequence MTGIQLNGVTKRYGDTEVIAGLDLHIHEGEFLVFLGPSGCGKSTLLRMIAGLEGVSEGQISIGGREVTDLPPARRDVAMVFQHYALYPHMTVYDNMAFGLRNTGVAASEIERRITEAARMLELDALLKRRPAQLSGGQRQRVAIGRAVVKEPEAFLFDEPLSNLDASLRTRTRVELARIHRRLSSTMIFVTHDQIEAMTLATRIVVMNRGRIEQIGAPLEIYRHPATRFVAGFIGAPAMNFIDVEPAGENGGRLLIRLPVDNVVIPTTIAAGSLPPGQLTLGVRAEHVVIDPDGALTGRAEFIERLGDRSLAHVSLASNQLVVIEIPREYELQAGDLIRMSIDAAHLHLFDASGMAHHGG